The genomic region CTGGGCGACGGGCCCGGTGGCGATGACGGCGCGCACGGGCGCGGAGTCCTCGACCACGATGTCGCGGTGCTCGTCGCCCACGCGACGCTGCCACCGCTGGACCGTGTCGGTCACGAAGTCGGTGAGGTCGAGGTCGACCTGGTCGCCGTGGCGCTGGCGGCGCGCGAGATCGAGCAGGTCGTCGATCGAGGCGGTGAGCCGGTCGATCTCGCCGATCGAGCGACGGACCTGGTCGGCCACCTCGGGCGTGGTCTCCGGCCAGTACGTGAGGTCCTCGAGCTCCAGACGCAGCGCGGTGATGGGCGTGCGCAGCTGGTGGGAGGCGTTGACGGCGAACTCGCGCTCGCGGCGCACCAGCTCGTCGAGCCGGCTGGCCGCGGTGCCCAGTGCCTCGCTGATCGCCTGCGCCTCGGGCACGCCGCGGCGCGGCAGGTCGAGCTCGAAGTTGCCGCGGCCCAGCTCGCCGGCCGCCAGGGCGAGTCGGTCGAAGGGCCGGCTCATGCGCCCGGCCACGACGTAGCCGATCGCGCAGGCCAGGGAGGCCAGCAGGACGCCCAGCACGATCAGGGGGAGCAGGGCGTTCTCGACCTCGGCGGTGACCACCGAGCGGTCGCGCGTGACCATCAGCGTGCCGCCGTCGTCGGTACGGCGGGTCTCGACGATCGCGCTGTCGGTGTCGTCATCGAGCTGACCCGCCACGACCGCGGTGCCGTCGGGCGCCACGTACCTCGCTCCGTCGGTGCCGTCGAGCGCGGACTCGAGCGTGTCCCGGTCGATCGGGGCCCCGGACAGCACCCGCGACTCGATGCGGGCCTCGAGGACGTCGGCGGTGAGGTCGACCGTCAGGGTCTCGTGGTCGCGGACGAGATCGGCGGTGAAGTACGCGCGCGGCACCGCGTAGAGCACGACGACGCCGACGATCAGGACGACGAGGATCCCGATCAGGCGCTCACGCATCGGGCGCGGCGTCCTCGAGACGGAAGCCGACGCCGCGGACGGTGCTGAGGGCCACGGGTGCGTGGGCGTCCTGCAGCTTCTGGCGCAGGCGACCGACCGTGGTGTCGAGGGTCTTGGTGGAGCCGAACCAGTTCTCGTCCCAGACCTCGGACATGAGGACCTCGCGGGTGACGACCGCGCCGCGCTGGGTGTCGAGGCGCAGCAGGACGTCGAACTCCTTGGCGGTGAGGGCCAGCTCGGTGCCGTCGACCCGGACCCGGCGGGCGTCGGCATCGACCCGCAGCCCACCAGCGGCGGGCGTGGGCGCGGCCGGTGCGGAGTGCGCGGTGGCGGGCTCGGTCGGGGTGGCGACCGGCCGGCTCGAGCGGCGCAG from Aeromicrobium sp. Sec7.5 harbors:
- a CDS encoding histidine kinase dimerization/phospho-acceptor domain-containing protein — its product is MRERLIGILVVLIVGVVVLYAVPRAYFTADLVRDHETLTVDLTADVLEARIESRVLSGAPIDRDTLESALDGTDGARYVAPDGTAVVAGQLDDDTDSAIVETRRTDDGGTLMVTRDRSVVTAEVENALLPLIVLGVLLASLACAIGYVVAGRMSRPFDRLALAAGELGRGNFELDLPRRGVPEAQAISEALGTAASRLDELVRREREFAVNASHQLRTPITALRLELEDLTYWPETTPEVADQVRRSIGEIDRLTASIDDLLDLARRQRHGDQVDLDLTDFVTDTVQRWQRRVGDEHRDIVVEDSAPVRAVIATGPVAQVVDILIENARQHGIGTITVATREVGDGVEVRVRDEGRRSFGSEILRQNAGPGNGSGAGVGLAVATELTEAAGGRLSLDEASATTCFVLLLPAGR
- a CDS encoding response regulator transcription factor — translated: MAARILMVEDDDAIAAPLARALGREGYEIERAANGAEALAIAAGPVPIDLVLLDLGLPDMDGLDVCRRLRADGFAAGIMILTARGGELDRVVGLDVGADDYLSKPFSLSELLARSRALLRRSSRPVATPTEPATAHSAPAAPTPAAGGLRVDADARRVRVDGTELALTAKEFDVLLRLDTQRGAVVTREVLMSEVWDENWFGSTKTLDTTVGRLRQKLQDAHAPVALSTVRGVGFRLEDAAPDA